From the Salinimicrobium tongyeongense genome, one window contains:
- the mutL gene encoding DNA mismatch repair endonuclease MutL gives MTDVIHLLPDHVANQIAAGEVVQRPASVVKELLENSIDAGGTSIKILVKEAGKTLIQVTDNGKGMSVTDARLCFERHATSKINSAEDLFSLKTKGFRGEALASIAAIAHVELKSRRKDDEVGTCIKIEGSEVTSQEACVTPVGTTICVKNLFYNIPARRNFLKSDSVELRHVIDEFQRVALAHPSIQFSLFHNGSELFQLPEANYRQRIVNIFGGKTNEKLVPVEEDTAIVKIHGFVGKPEFAKKGRGEQFFFVNDRFIKSPYLNHAVTAAFEGLLKDKAYPSYFLYLDVDPKSIDINIHPTKTEIKFDDEHALYTILRSSIKHSLGQFNVAPVLDFDRDASLDTPYEFSQKEITPPKVEVDPNFNPFKTEKSGGGYTTPNYRSDKSAGSWQSLYNGLRGEGTEIHQGRTQVEFESDEVTGNLFGMKDEGEAGGTTFQLNKKYIVTTLKSGILVIDQQRAHTRILYEELLKNITVTSAVSQQLLFPLKIQFSTNEMELLKEIRDSLEQTGFIFSEVKKDSVEISGIPTLISESEVEILLEQLLLDLENEVPGAAFSQVDTLAKSLARGMAVKSGTALNIAEQQNIVNSLFACKESSLSPFNKPVFITLTVDELDKKFM, from the coding sequence ATGACAGATGTTATACATCTCCTGCCAGACCATGTCGCCAATCAAATAGCAGCAGGTGAGGTGGTGCAGAGGCCGGCTTCGGTTGTTAAAGAATTGCTCGAAAACTCGATTGATGCCGGGGGCACCAGCATAAAAATACTCGTAAAAGAAGCCGGAAAGACGCTTATCCAGGTCACCGACAACGGGAAGGGTATGAGCGTTACCGATGCCCGATTGTGTTTTGAGCGGCACGCAACTTCCAAGATCAATTCGGCCGAAGATCTTTTCAGCCTTAAAACAAAAGGATTTAGAGGGGAGGCACTGGCGTCTATCGCGGCCATTGCACATGTAGAATTAAAATCCCGGCGGAAGGATGATGAAGTGGGAACCTGCATTAAAATTGAAGGAAGTGAGGTGACTTCACAGGAAGCCTGCGTTACGCCGGTGGGAACCACCATTTGCGTCAAGAACCTTTTTTACAACATCCCTGCCCGCAGAAATTTTCTAAAAAGTGACAGCGTGGAATTGCGGCATGTGATAGATGAGTTTCAACGAGTTGCACTTGCGCACCCTTCCATACAATTTTCACTGTTTCACAATGGCAGTGAGTTATTTCAGTTGCCCGAGGCCAATTACCGGCAGCGCATTGTGAACATCTTTGGCGGAAAGACTAATGAAAAACTGGTGCCGGTCGAGGAAGATACTGCTATAGTAAAGATCCACGGCTTTGTGGGGAAACCCGAATTTGCCAAAAAGGGCAGGGGAGAACAGTTCTTTTTTGTCAATGACAGGTTTATTAAAAGCCCTTACCTCAATCATGCGGTAACGGCAGCTTTTGAAGGACTGCTGAAAGATAAAGCTTACCCGAGCTACTTTTTGTACCTGGACGTTGACCCTAAAAGCATCGACATCAACATACATCCCACCAAGACCGAAATAAAATTTGACGATGAGCATGCGCTGTATACCATTTTGCGCAGCTCTATAAAACATAGCCTGGGGCAGTTCAATGTGGCACCGGTGCTCGATTTTGACAGGGATGCAAGTCTTGATACCCCTTATGAATTCTCTCAAAAAGAGATCACTCCCCCAAAAGTTGAAGTAGACCCTAATTTTAATCCGTTTAAGACTGAAAAGTCGGGCGGCGGGTACACCACTCCAAATTACAGGTCAGATAAATCTGCCGGAAGCTGGCAGAGCTTGTACAACGGGCTTAGGGGTGAAGGAACCGAAATACACCAGGGGAGAACGCAGGTGGAGTTTGAGAGCGATGAGGTTACCGGCAACCTGTTTGGGATGAAAGATGAAGGCGAAGCGGGAGGCACTACTTTTCAGCTTAATAAAAAGTATATTGTCACTACCTTAAAAAGCGGAATACTGGTTATTGATCAACAACGCGCCCACACCAGGATTCTTTATGAAGAATTACTGAAAAATATTACGGTGACTTCGGCTGTTAGCCAGCAGTTGTTATTTCCTCTAAAAATTCAGTTTTCCACCAATGAAATGGAGCTGCTCAAGGAAATCAGGGATTCGCTGGAGCAAACAGGATTTATTTTTTCAGAAGTAAAGAAAGACAGTGTGGAGATTAGCGGAATTCCGACGCTTATTTCAGAAAGTGAGGTGGAAATTTTGCTGGAGCAGTTACTGCTCGACCTGGAAAATGAAGTGCCGGGAGCGGCTTTTTCGCAGGTAGATACCCTTGCGAAGTCCCTCGCCAGGGGAATGGCGGTAAAATCGGGTACGGCACTAAATATCGCGGAACAACAAAATATTGTGAATAGTTTGTTTGCCTGTAAGGAATCGAGCTTATCGCCTTTTAATAAGCCTGTATTTATTACCTTGACAGTAGACGAACTGGATAAAAAGTTTATGTAA
- a CDS encoding endonuclease/exonuclease/phosphatase family protein, translating into MKGLNWFDRFLFLLNILFAVALLFAYLLPYIPPAKFALLSVFSLGVPLLIIVNIIFLLFWLFRLRRQVILSLVVLLIGFNHVTSVYEVSSEEDGMVEDNVLQIMTYNVRQFNQYGWAEDVDIPQKITAFIKAQDPDVVAMQEYYKGELEIAKSFRYKYIKLKEENAEFGLALFSKYPIINSGSLDFPTHSNNNAVFADIVKNGDTIRVVNVHLQSFGIKPSLNTIEKEHSKKVLFGMGQTFVKQERQMKLVKEAVLASPYPSIILGDFNNTAYSYVYRELRDIGFNDAYKEAGNGFGKTFEIFDILPLRIDFILPQESIEILTFQNYEVPYSDHYPISARLRLGE; encoded by the coding sequence ATGAAAGGTCTCAACTGGTTTGACAGGTTCCTGTTCTTGCTGAACATCCTCTTTGCAGTAGCGCTGCTTTTTGCGTATTTACTGCCTTACATTCCCCCCGCAAAATTTGCATTACTTTCTGTTTTTAGCCTGGGGGTACCGCTGTTAATTATCGTCAATATCATTTTCCTGTTGTTCTGGCTGTTCAGGTTGAGGCGGCAGGTCATTCTTTCCCTGGTGGTACTTTTAATAGGCTTTAACCACGTTACTTCTGTGTACGAGGTTTCTTCGGAAGAAGACGGCATGGTAGAAGATAATGTGCTCCAGATCATGACCTATAACGTAAGGCAGTTCAATCAATACGGCTGGGCCGAAGATGTAGATATTCCGCAGAAGATCACAGCTTTTATAAAAGCACAAGATCCCGATGTGGTGGCCATGCAGGAGTACTATAAAGGAGAACTGGAAATAGCAAAGAGCTTTCGGTATAAATATATCAAACTCAAAGAGGAGAATGCCGAATTCGGGCTTGCGCTGTTCTCGAAATATCCCATTATAAATTCGGGTTCTTTAGATTTTCCCACCCATAGCAACAACAATGCTGTTTTTGCCGATATTGTAAAGAACGGCGACACCATAAGGGTAGTGAATGTGCATTTACAGTCTTTCGGGATCAAACCCAGCCTGAACACCATTGAGAAAGAGCATTCAAAAAAGGTGCTTTTTGGCATGGGTCAGACGTTTGTAAAACAGGAACGTCAAATGAAACTGGTCAAGGAAGCTGTACTGGCCAGCCCTTATCCATCAATTATCCTGGGTGATTTCAACAATACGGCCTATTCTTATGTGTATAGGGAATTGCGGGATATAGGTTTCAATGACGCTTACAAGGAAGCCGGAAATGGCTTCGGAAAAACTTTCGAGATTTTTGACATTTTACCGCTCCGCATAGATTTTATCCTTCCACAGGAATCTATAGAAATTCTCACCTTTCAAAATTATGAGGTTCCGTATTCAGATCATTATCCTATTAGTGCACGCCTCAGGCTAGGGGAGTGA
- a CDS encoding rhomboid family intramembrane serine protease yields MRSNRSNIRAKIAMATVSEKLIAVNVIAFVLFFFLKTLAFLFSFEVDFILEWLVFPKEPGEFLFKPWSIITYAFLHSGLWHLLSNMLILYFSGVYFLTYFSPKKLLNFYFLGGIFGALVYMASYNLFPAFQGMGKSYLIGASAAVMSILVGIATHIPHMRVRLILLGSIKLWWIAAFLVVLDVIQIPISNPGGHLAHLGGAGFGYLYARQLGKGNNIASGFEKLLDWIASLFSSNSGSGRKSNLKTVHKRKSTGSTSGRNSAGIRNKKEEQARIDAILDKIGKSGYDSLTKQEKDYLFNAGKDN; encoded by the coding sequence ATGAGAAGTAACAGGAGTAACATAAGAGCAAAGATCGCAATGGCTACGGTGAGTGAAAAGCTCATTGCTGTCAATGTAATTGCCTTTGTGCTTTTTTTCTTTCTTAAGACTCTCGCTTTCCTCTTCAGCTTTGAGGTGGACTTTATCCTGGAATGGCTGGTCTTCCCAAAAGAGCCGGGAGAATTCCTGTTCAAACCCTGGTCAATAATTACCTATGCTTTTTTACACAGCGGCCTGTGGCATTTGCTGTCTAATATGTTGATCCTGTATTTTTCAGGAGTGTATTTTCTCACCTATTTCTCTCCAAAAAAGCTGCTGAATTTCTACTTTTTGGGAGGTATATTCGGCGCGCTGGTCTACATGGCGAGCTATAATTTGTTCCCTGCTTTCCAGGGAATGGGGAAATCTTATCTCATAGGGGCTTCGGCTGCGGTAATGTCTATTTTGGTAGGAATAGCCACGCACATACCGCACATGAGGGTAAGGCTTATTTTACTTGGAAGTATCAAGTTGTGGTGGATTGCGGCATTTTTAGTGGTGCTGGATGTGATCCAGATCCCTATTTCCAACCCCGGTGGTCACCTGGCGCACCTGGGCGGGGCCGGTTTTGGGTATCTCTACGCCAGGCAACTGGGCAAAGGGAACAACATTGCAAGCGGATTTGAAAAGCTGCTGGACTGGATCGCTTCGTTGTTTTCATCGAATTCCGGCTCGGGCAGAAAGAGTAATTTAAAGACCGTTCACAAAAGGAAATCTACGGGCAGCACTTCAGGGAGGAACAGCGCGGGCATACGCAACAAAAAAGAAGAACAGGCCAGGATAGATGCCATTTTAGACAAGATTGGAAAAAGTGGCTACGACAGCCTGACAAAGCAGGAAAAGGACTATTTGTTCAACGCAGGAAAAGACAATTAA
- a CDS encoding rhomboid family intramembrane serine protease produces the protein MGRMTETVKVLLIINVIVYIGSQVLGDQAYQLFSLWFVENDNFQFWQVVTHMFMHDPNSIFHIIFNMYALWAFGSPIEQVLGKNKFLFFYFSAGIGAAIIHTLVNYYHFQAGYSALLDAGFGSMEVEQYLRESYASIASSGQFRIPEGVDQDVLRTMFQTYITPAVGASGAIYGILVAFGMMFPNVELFLLFVPVPIKAKYFIPALIALDLFSGLTGYSIFGGGIAHFAHIGGALFGFIMMWYWKKNQFNQNRWD, from the coding sequence ATGGGAAGAATGACCGAAACCGTAAAGGTTCTTTTGATAATTAATGTCATAGTTTATATAGGGAGCCAGGTTTTGGGAGATCAGGCCTATCAGCTATTTTCCCTGTGGTTTGTTGAAAACGATAATTTCCAGTTCTGGCAGGTAGTTACGCATATGTTTATGCACGACCCTAACAGCATCTTTCATATTATCTTTAACATGTATGCCCTCTGGGCGTTTGGAAGCCCCATTGAGCAGGTGCTGGGAAAAAATAAATTCCTTTTCTTCTACTTTTCGGCAGGGATAGGTGCGGCCATAATTCACACGCTGGTGAATTATTATCATTTTCAGGCAGGATACAGTGCCCTTCTCGATGCCGGGTTTGGCAGTATGGAGGTAGAGCAGTATTTGCGGGAATCTTATGCTTCTATTGCCAGTAGCGGCCAGTTCAGGATCCCTGAAGGGGTAGATCAGGATGTGTTGAGAACCATGTTTCAAACTTATATTACTCCTGCTGTGGGAGCATCGGGCGCAATATATGGGATCCTGGTAGCGTTTGGAATGATGTTCCCAAATGTGGAGTTATTCCTGCTTTTTGTTCCGGTGCCCATAAAGGCAAAATACTTTATTCCGGCATTAATTGCGCTCGACCTCTTTTCCGGGTTAACGGGATATTCTATATTTGGAGGAGGGATTGCCCACTTTGCACATATAGGAGGGGCCCTCTTTGGTTTTATTATGATGTGGTACTGGAAAAAGAACCAGTTTAACCAAAACCGCTGGGATTAA
- a CDS encoding DUF721 domain-containing protein, translated as MARRINEHISISDALKEFVSDNKLQKGLDKVHVREVWNSQMGPAIEKYTTSIKLDRDTLYVQLSSSVLREELSYGKEKIVKMLNEELGRELIKKLILR; from the coding sequence ATGGCCAGGAGAATTAACGAACATATTAGCATAAGCGACGCCCTCAAGGAATTTGTAAGCGACAACAAACTTCAAAAAGGACTCGACAAGGTGCACGTTCGGGAAGTCTGGAACAGCCAGATGGGCCCCGCCATAGAAAAATACACTACTTCTATAAAACTTGACAGGGATACGCTTTACGTACAACTTAGCTCATCTGTACTGCGCGAAGAACTGAGCTACGGCAAAGAGAAGATCGTAAAAATGCTGAACGAGGAACTGGGGCGTGAACTTATAAAAAAGCTTATTCTGCGGTAA
- a CDS encoding WbqC family protein: MQKLLLHPAYFGPVSQFVAMLNAEELIFENEDNYQKQTYRNRMYIYGANGKLLLNIPIKHTGNKSGHQKYRDIKIENDFPWQKQHWKSLETVYRTSPFFEFYEDEFYPLYHKKFEFLMDFNYHSLQLTLDCLQLDLEYRKTTEYFREPENMINGRSLIEAKNRSPRALEPYFQVFQEKFGFMNDLSVVDLIFNEGPNALNYLERQEISLP; this comes from the coding sequence ATGCAAAAACTGCTTTTACATCCTGCGTATTTCGGGCCGGTGTCCCAGTTTGTGGCAATGCTTAATGCTGAAGAGCTTATTTTTGAAAATGAAGACAACTACCAGAAGCAAACCTACCGCAACCGCATGTATATTTATGGTGCCAACGGAAAGTTGCTGCTCAACATTCCCATTAAGCACACCGGCAACAAATCGGGGCATCAAAAATACAGGGATATAAAAATTGAGAATGATTTCCCATGGCAAAAACAGCACTGGAAATCTTTAGAGACAGTTTACCGCACCTCGCCTTTCTTCGAATTCTATGAAGATGAATTCTATCCTTTGTATCACAAAAAGTTCGAGTTTTTAATGGATTTTAATTACCACAGCCTGCAGTTAACGCTAGATTGCCTGCAGCTGGATCTCGAATACAGGAAGACCACAGAATACTTTAGAGAGCCCGAAAACATGATAAACGGGCGTTCCCTTATTGAAGCCAAAAACAGGTCTCCCCGGGCGCTAGAACCCTATTTTCAGGTGTTCCAGGAGAAATTCGGTTTTATGAATGACCTTAGTGTAGTAGACCTTATTTTTAACGAAGGCCCTAACGCCTTAAACTACCTGGAGCGCCAGGAAATCTCACTCCCCTAG
- the ribH gene encoding 6,7-dimethyl-8-ribityllumazine synthase translates to MATEGKNLSEYDKNKIPNAKEFRFGIVVSEWNEEITESLCQGAIKVLLENDVLERKIVRWNVPGSFELIYGCKKMQESYDMLDAIIAIGSVIEGETKHFDFVCEAVSQGIKDLNVQSDIPVIFCVLTDQNRQQALDRSGGKHGNKGAEAAVAAIKMAQLRKDSRI, encoded by the coding sequence ATGGCTACAGAAGGAAAAAACCTTTCAGAATACGATAAGAACAAAATCCCAAACGCGAAGGAATTCAGGTTTGGGATTGTTGTTTCTGAATGGAACGAAGAAATAACCGAAAGTCTTTGCCAGGGTGCCATTAAGGTGCTTCTTGAAAACGACGTGCTCGAGCGAAAGATAGTTCGCTGGAATGTTCCCGGCAGTTTTGAGTTGATCTACGGTTGTAAAAAAATGCAGGAATCGTATGACATGCTTGATGCCATTATTGCCATTGGTAGTGTGATTGAAGGCGAGACAAAACATTTTGATTTTGTGTGTGAAGCGGTTTCGCAGGGCATTAAAGACCTCAATGTACAAAGCGATATCCCGGTGATCTTTTGTGTTTTGACCGATCAAAACAGGCAACAGGCCCTGGACAGGTCTGGAGGGAAACACGGGAATAAAGGTGCCGAGGCGGCTGTAGCGGCTATTAAAATGGCACAACTTCGGAAAGATTCCCGAATCTAA
- a CDS encoding nucleoside-diphosphate kinase, with translation MAGNRTFTMIKPDAVEKGHIGAILEQITASGFRIVAMKLTQMTRRDAEKFYEVHSERPFYGELVEFMSRGPIVAAILEKENAVEDFRTLIGATNPEDAAEGTIRKKYAASVGENAVHGSDSDENAQIEGAFHFAGREMF, from the coding sequence ATGGCAGGAAATAGAACTTTCACCATGATTAAGCCCGATGCAGTTGAAAAAGGACACATTGGAGCTATTTTAGAGCAGATCACTGCTTCAGGATTCAGGATTGTAGCGATGAAACTTACTCAAATGACCCGTCGCGATGCCGAAAAATTCTACGAAGTGCACAGTGAGCGTCCATTTTACGGGGAGCTGGTTGAATTTATGAGCCGCGGGCCTATTGTTGCCGCTATTCTTGAAAAAGAAAATGCTGTTGAAGATTTTAGGACCCTTATTGGGGCCACAAACCCCGAAGATGCTGCCGAAGGTACCATTAGAAAGAAATATGCCGCTTCTGTAGGTGAAAATGCCGTTCACGGAAGTGACAGCGATGAGAATGCACAAATTGAAGGTGCTTTCCATTTTGCCGGAAGGGAAATGTTCTAA
- a CDS encoding lipocalin family protein has translation MKNAIFGFLLGMFLLSCNTNSSREKVDNLNGYWEITKAELPEGITKEFKYSEIVDFIEVDSLKGFRKKVRPQIDGSFVTSNNEETFEVKLENDSINLYYSTPYANWKETVISSEEDELVVINPKGIIYTYKRFTPYSGNYGQEN, from the coding sequence GTGAAAAATGCCATTTTTGGATTCCTTTTGGGAATGTTCTTGCTTTCATGCAATACCAATTCTTCCCGTGAAAAAGTGGATAACCTCAACGGTTACTGGGAAATAACAAAGGCCGAACTTCCCGAAGGGATCACAAAAGAGTTCAAATATTCAGAAATAGTAGATTTTATTGAAGTAGACAGCCTTAAGGGCTTCAGGAAAAAAGTGCGGCCACAAATAGACGGCAGTTTTGTCACTTCAAATAATGAAGAAACCTTTGAGGTTAAACTTGAAAATGACAGCATAAATTTGTACTATTCTACCCCCTATGCAAACTGGAAAGAAACAGTAATTTCTTCGGAAGAAGATGAACTGGTAGTCATCAATCCAAAAGGGATCATCTATACCTATAAACGATTTACACCATATTCAGGAAACTATGGCCAGGAGAATTAA
- the recF gene encoding DNA replication/repair protein RecF (All proteins in this family for which functions are known are DNA-binding proteins that assist the filamentation of RecA onto DNA for the initiation of recombination or recombinational repair.), whose translation MFLKTLSLLNYKNFSSAEFDFDRKINCIVGNNGIGKTNVLDSIYHLSFGKSYFNPITSQNINHEAEFFVVDGIFEKHERQEQIIVSAKRGQKKVIKRNNKPYEKFSEHIGFIPTVIISPADRDLIIEGSETRRKFIDGVISQSDNHYLNSLIDYGKILAQRNSLLKYFAANNSFDRDTLSVYDMQLKDLGNILFKKRKAFLETFIPIFQKRYATISNGREKVSITYKSQLEDGDFKEQLEKNLQKDMALQYTGVGVHKDDLVFEIEGHPIKKFGSQGQQKSFLIALKLAQFDFIKDLAGVSPILLMDDIFDKLDENRVAHIVDLVATDELGQLFISDTHGERTEKVVKSTAQTYKMFYL comes from the coding sequence ATGTTTCTCAAAACCCTCTCCTTATTAAATTACAAAAATTTTAGCTCGGCCGAATTTGATTTTGACCGTAAAATTAATTGTATCGTGGGAAATAACGGGATAGGCAAGACCAATGTACTCGACAGCATCTATCACCTCTCCTTCGGAAAAAGCTATTTTAACCCTATTACCAGTCAGAATATCAACCACGAGGCCGAATTTTTTGTGGTAGATGGCATTTTTGAGAAGCACGAACGCCAGGAGCAAATTATTGTTAGCGCCAAACGCGGACAAAAAAAAGTCATTAAACGCAACAACAAACCTTATGAAAAGTTCAGCGAACACATAGGTTTCATCCCCACCGTGATCATCTCACCGGCCGACAGGGATTTGATCATTGAAGGCAGCGAGACCCGTCGTAAGTTCATTGACGGTGTAATTTCTCAAAGCGACAACCACTACCTCAACAGTCTTATTGACTACGGAAAAATTTTGGCGCAACGCAATTCCCTGCTGAAGTATTTTGCAGCCAATAACAGTTTTGACAGAGACACACTTTCAGTTTATGACATGCAGCTGAAGGATCTCGGGAACATACTTTTTAAGAAGCGCAAAGCTTTCCTCGAAACCTTTATCCCCATATTTCAGAAACGTTATGCAACCATAAGTAACGGGCGGGAGAAAGTTTCCATCACCTATAAGAGTCAGTTGGAAGATGGCGATTTTAAAGAGCAGCTGGAGAAAAACCTGCAAAAAGACATGGCCCTGCAATATACCGGCGTAGGCGTTCACAAAGACGACCTGGTTTTTGAAATAGAAGGCCATCCAATAAAGAAATTCGGATCTCAGGGACAACAAAAATCTTTTTTAATTGCCCTTAAACTCGCACAATTCGATTTTATAAAAGATCTGGCCGGGGTCTCTCCCATCCTGCTTATGGACGATATTTTTGACAAGCTCGATGAAAACCGGGTGGCTCATATTGTAGACCTGGTAGCTACAGATGAGCTGGGACAGCTTTTTATAAGCGACACCCACGGAGAGCGTACAGAGAAAGTGGTGAAAAGTACCGCACAAACCTATAAAATGTTTTACCTGTGA
- a CDS encoding tetratricopeptide repeat protein — translation MATYKKRGYKPNNKEEQQAAVEDHSTTAEVFNSLDEGASKTEAWVARNQKYIFIIIGVAAAAILGYLAYEEFIQEPKEAEAANEMFMAQQYFDTALQASGAQSDSLFNLALTGGEGKYGFQDIIENYGATNAGNLALYYAGMAYLNTNQYQQAIESLDDFESDDQILAPLAKGAIGDAFLQLDQPEEALSYYEEAAKMRDNNFTTPKFLMKAAVTAIKLGDGATAEKYLNKIQNEYPDSVEANRVKVYLGQAQTMQQ, via the coding sequence ATGGCTACTTACAAGAAAAGAGGATATAAGCCCAATAACAAAGAGGAGCAGCAGGCTGCTGTTGAAGATCATTCTACAACTGCGGAAGTGTTTAATTCTCTCGATGAAGGTGCGAGCAAAACAGAGGCCTGGGTTGCCCGAAACCAAAAGTACATTTTTATCATTATTGGAGTTGCTGCCGCAGCCATACTTGGGTATCTTGCTTACGAAGAGTTTATACAGGAGCCAAAAGAGGCCGAGGCTGCCAACGAAATGTTTATGGCACAGCAGTATTTTGACACTGCGTTGCAGGCATCGGGGGCACAAAGCGATTCCCTTTTCAACCTGGCTTTGACCGGTGGGGAAGGTAAGTACGGTTTCCAGGATATTATTGAGAACTACGGGGCTACAAATGCCGGTAACCTGGCGCTTTACTATGCCGGGATGGCATATCTCAATACCAACCAGTACCAGCAGGCTATAGAATCTCTTGATGATTTTGAGAGTGACGATCAAATACTTGCCCCTCTTGCAAAAGGTGCTATTGGTGATGCATTTTTACAACTTGACCAGCCCGAAGAAGCTCTGAGCTACTATGAAGAGGCTGCCAAGATGCGCGACAATAATTTTACTACTCCAAAATTCCTTATGAAGGCTGCAGTGACGGCAATCAAGTTAGGAGATGGGGCTACAGCCGAAAAGTACCTGAACAAAATTCAAAATGAATACCCAGATTCTGTTGAAGCCAACAGAGTAAAGGTGTATCTTGGGCAGGCGCAGACAATGCAACAGTAA
- a CDS encoding protein-L-isoaspartate(D-aspartate) O-methyltransferase, producing MSSKQDMMEQQLKARGISDAGVLKAMETVDRQLFVPEDKLDKAYEDRPLPIGKNQTISQPYIVAYMAQQLGLKKDENILEVGTGCGYNAAVLSQLAHHVYSVEIIEWLAQLARENLAKTGYVNITTKHGDAYAGWKEFSPFDAIILTAAPPSIPKPLKDQLKTGGRIMAPVGRLDQKLVMLYKTGENEFEEKQLLPVRFVPMTGRADKGGSYGR from the coding sequence ATGAGCTCTAAACAGGATATGATGGAACAGCAGCTTAAAGCCCGTGGGATTTCAGATGCCGGGGTGCTTAAAGCTATGGAAACAGTAGACCGCCAACTTTTTGTCCCCGAAGACAAGCTGGATAAAGCTTATGAAGACCGGCCTTTGCCCATTGGAAAAAACCAGACTATTAGTCAGCCATACATCGTGGCTTACATGGCGCAGCAGCTGGGCTTAAAAAAAGATGAAAACATTCTGGAAGTAGGTACCGGTTGCGGCTATAATGCTGCTGTGCTTTCACAGCTTGCACATCATGTTTACAGTGTTGAAATTATTGAATGGCTGGCACAGCTTGCGCGCGAGAACCTGGCAAAAACCGGCTATGTCAATATCACTACAAAACATGGCGACGCTTATGCCGGCTGGAAAGAATTTTCCCCCTTTGATGCCATTATTCTCACCGCCGCGCCCCCTTCTATCCCAAAACCTTTGAAAGATCAGCTCAAAACAGGTGGCCGCATCATGGCTCCTGTTGGGAGGTTAGATCAAAAACTGGTGATGCTTTACAAAACCGGGGAGAATGAATTTGAGGAAAAGCAACTGCTGCCCGTGCGCTTTGTACCCATGACGGGCAGGGCCGATAAAGGTGGCAGCTACGGAAGGTAA